The DNA segment CGTGCTGCTCGGCCTGTTCATCGGCATAGAGAACCGCTCCCGGCAGCCCATCACACCGCTGTGGATGTTCCGCGACCGCAACCGTGCCGGCACCTACGGCATCATGCTGAGCCTTGCCGCGGCCATGTTCGGAATGTTCTTCTTCCTGACCCTGTTCGTGCAGAACATCCTCGGCTTCAGCCCGCTGCGCACCGGGCTCGCCTTCCTGCCGGTCAGCGTCATCATCGCCGTCGGGGCCGGATTCACCTCCCGGCTGCTGCCGCGCTGGGGCCCCAAACCGTTCATGGTGACCGGCGCCGTGCTCGCGGCGGTCGGACTCGGCTGGCTCACCCGGACCGACGTCCACAGCACCTACGCGGGCAGCCTGCTGGGCCCGGTACTGGTCTTCGGCCTCGGCATGGGCCTGCAGTTCGTGTCACTGACCCTGATGGCGCTCTCCGGCGTCGAACCCCGCGAGTCGGGCGCGGCCTCCGGCATCCTCAACACCACCCAGCAGGTGGGCGGATCGCTGGGTCTGTCCATCCTCGTCACCGTCTTCGGCACCGCCAGCCGCAACGAGGCGACCGACCAGGTACCCGGGTTCATGGCCGAGGCCACCCCGGCCCAGCTCGCGCAGTTCCGGCGGACCGGACAGCTGCCGGGGCCCTGGGGCGAACAGGTCCTGGCCTCGGGCGTCTCCACCGCGTTCCTCGCCGCGGCGGCCTTCGCCGTCGCCGCGGCCCTGATCGCGCTGTTCGTCATCCAGGTCCGCCCCTCCGACCTGGAACGGCTGCGCGGCAGCGGACGGCCGGGCCCCTGAACCCCGCCCGCCCGCGCCGCGCCCGGTTCAGCCCTTGACGGTGAAGCCCGCCCTCAACAGATCCTCGTCCCGCGACGACGGACCGACCAGCAGCTCGAACGCGCCCGGCTCGACCACCCGCCGGCCCCCGGCGTCCACCAGGCTGCACGCGGCCACCGGCAGTTCGACGAGCACCTCGCGCGACTCGCCCGGCTCGAGCCGCACCTGCCGGTACGCCTTCAACTCCTTCTCCGCCCACGTCACGGACGTCACCGAGTCGCTCACGTACGCCTGTACGGTCTCCAGCGCCGGACGCCGGCCCGTGTTGGAGACGACGACGCGCGCCCGCAGCGTGTCGCCCGCGCCCAGGACGTCGCTCAGCACCTCCAGGCCCGCGTACTCCACGGTCGTGTAGCTCAGGCCCTCGCCGAACGCGAACGCGGGCCGCTGCGTCAGATCCGCGTACCGGGTGCCGTGCTGGCCGCGCAACTGGTTGTAGTACGTCGGCTGCTGCCCGGCATGCCGGGCGAACGACACCGGCAGCCGGCCGGACGGCTCCACGAGCCCGAGGACCAGCTCCGCCACCGCACGGCCGCCCAGCATGCCCGGATTGAAGGCGTACACCACGGCCGACGCACGGTACGCGGACGGCGGCAGCACCAGCGGCTTGGAGGCGACGACCACCACGGTGAACGGCCTGCCCGTCGCCGCGAGCGCGTCCAGCAGCGCGATCTGCCCGCCGATCAGCTCCAGCGTCGCGGTCGAACGCCCCTCACCGATCAGCTCGATGCGGTCGCCCACCACGGCCACGACATGGTCGGCGGCCTCCGCCGCCGCGACCGCCTCCGCGATCAGGGCCTCGGACGGCTCCGCCGGGACCACGATCTCCGGGCGCGGCTGCCCGTCCGGGAAGAAGGCCCCCTCCGGGTCCGGGCCCACCGTCAGGATGTCCGCGCCGCGTGCGTGCGTGACGGTCCACCCGGCCGGCACATGCTCCCGGAAGCCGTCGAGCACGGTACGGATCATGGCGCGCGGCTGCCCGTCCGGCAGCCAGTCCGCCTGGCCCGACGAGCCCGCCCAGTCCCCGAGCTGCGTCTGCGCGTCGTCCGCGTTGGGCCCGATCACGGCCACCGTACGCGGCGCGCTCTCCTCCCGCGCCACCGCACGCCCGTCCGCGCCGGCCGCGTACCCGCCGTCCAGCGGCAGGGTGCCGTCGTTGGCCAGCAGCACCAGCGAGCGGCGGGCCGCCTCCAGGTTCAGCTCGGTGTGCCCGGCGCTCGCGATGACGGCGCGCTGGCGGGCCCGGTCGGGATGGCGCGGGTTCTCGAACAGCCCCAGCTCGAACTTGAGCGTGAGGATGCGCGCCACCGCCGCGTCGATCTCCGCCTCGTCCAGCCGCCCGGCCGCCACGGCCCGCTGGGCGCCCTCGAAGAAGTCCGGCGTCGTCATCACCACGTCGTTGCCGGCCCGGACCGCCGCCGCGGCCGCCTGCGCGTGGTCCGCGTACACCTTCTGCTCCCACACCATGCGCCCGACGTTGTCCCAGTCGGTCACCAGCGTGCCCGTGTACCCCCACTCGCCGCGCAGCACCTCGTTCAGCAGCCAGTCGTTGACAGTGATGGGGACGCCGTCCATCGACTGGTAGCCCAGCATGAACGTACGGCACCCCTCCCTCGCGACCCGCTCGAACGGCGGCAGGAACCACGAACGCAGCTTGCGCCGCGAGATGTCGGCCTCGCTGGCGTCCCGGCCGCCCTGGGTCTCGGAGTAGCCCGCGAAGTGCTTGGCGCAGGCCAGGATCGCCGTCGGATCGTCAAGACCCTCGCCCTGGTAGCCGCGCACCATCGCCGAGGCCAGCTCGCCGATCAGGAACGGGTCCTCGCCGAACG comes from the Streptomyces sp. NBC_00525 genome and includes:
- a CDS encoding glycoside hydrolase family 3 N-terminal domain-containing protein, encoding MGSSLPYLDPRLPVPERVADLVGRMTLPEKVGQMLQLNAKDGVREHIEDLHVGSILHASPERVLEAAELTRRTRLGIPLLVAEDCIHGHSFWEGATIFPTQLGMAASWDARLLERVARATAVEVAATGVHWTFSPVLCVTRDLRWGRVSETFGEDPFLIGELASAMVRGYQGEGLDDPTAILACAKHFAGYSETQGGRDASEADISRRKLRSWFLPPFERVAREGCRTFMLGYQSMDGVPITVNDWLLNEVLRGEWGYTGTLVTDWDNVGRMVWEQKVYADHAQAAAAAVRAGNDVVMTTPDFFEGAQRAVAAGRLDEAEIDAAVARILTLKFELGLFENPRHPDRARQRAVIASAGHTELNLEAARRSLVLLANDGTLPLDGGYAAGADGRAVAREESAPRTVAVIGPNADDAQTQLGDWAGSSGQADWLPDGQPRAMIRTVLDGFREHVPAGWTVTHARGADILTVGPDPEGAFFPDGQPRPEIVVPAEPSEALIAEAVAAAEAADHVVAVVGDRIELIGEGRSTATLELIGGQIALLDALAATGRPFTVVVVASKPLVLPPSAYRASAVVYAFNPGMLGGRAVAELVLGLVEPSGRLPVSFARHAGQQPTYYNQLRGQHGTRYADLTQRPAFAFGEGLSYTTVEYAGLEVLSDVLGAGDTLRARVVVSNTGRRPALETVQAYVSDSVTSVTWAEKELKAYRQVRLEPGESREVLVELPVAACSLVDAGGRRVVEPGAFELLVGPSSRDEDLLRAGFTVKG
- a CDS encoding MFS transporter codes for the protein MTDSHASTAQATATPRKGRGGGIALLVICSCQLMVVLDITIVNIALPHIQTALGFSTENLSWVINAYTLTFGGLLLLGGRLGDILGRRRVFMTGVALFVFASLLGGIAQESWQLLAARALQGVGGAIASPTALALITTTFREGPARNRAFGVFAAVSAGGSAIGLLAGGVLVEWLDWRWIFFVNVPIGILIVLATRRYIQESERHPGHFDLVGALTATLGMVCLVYGFIRASEEGWSDPLTLGAFAAAVVLLGLFIGIENRSRQPITPLWMFRDRNRAGTYGIMLSLAAAMFGMFFFLTLFVQNILGFSPLRTGLAFLPVSVIIAVGAGFTSRLLPRWGPKPFMVTGAVLAAVGLGWLTRTDVHSTYAGSLLGPVLVFGLGMGLQFVSLTLMALSGVEPRESGAASGILNTTQQVGGSLGLSILVTVFGTASRNEATDQVPGFMAEATPAQLAQFRRTGQLPGPWGEQVLASGVSTAFLAAAAFAVAAALIALFVIQVRPSDLERLRGSGRPGP